From Candoia aspera isolate rCanAsp1 chromosome 8, rCanAsp1.hap2, whole genome shotgun sequence, a single genomic window includes:
- the TRMT10A gene encoding tRNA methyltransferase 10 homolog A isoform X1, translated as MSSGMPPENLKTTKVTDTEENVKCNIDKVESKELPLEKMENIETMSKRQRKKLMKQKQWEEQRVLRKQKRKEKRLKRKMERQSQLESNGEGSVRKRMRRDIVPSALRLIIDCSFDNLMEFKDVKKLHKQIQRCYAENRKALHPVQFYLTSHGGQLKDNMNETDKGWINWKDIHIKSAHYSELVKKEDLVYLTSDSPDVLSELDESKAYVIGGLVDHNHHKGITYKRAKEQGISHAQLPLGNFVKMNSRKVLAVNHVFEIILAYLEKRNWEEAFFTILPQRKGATLLHEVTVASPGKQEESGMIQDEVSERSLSVSENAIDGTR; from the exons ATGTCATCAGGAATGCCACCAGAAAACCTTAAGACAACCAAGGTTACTGATACAGAAGAAAATGTGAAGTGCAACATCGATAAGGTAGAAAGCAAAGAATTGCCATTGGAAAAGATGGAGAATATTGAAACTATGTcaaaaaggcaaagaaagaagCTAATGAAgcagaaacagtgggaagaacaaAGAGTCTTACGCAA GCAAAAACGTAAAGAAAAACGCTTGAAGAGAAAAATGGAGCGCCAATCTCAGCTGGAATCAAATGGTGAAGGAAGTGTCAGGAAACGTATGCGTAGGGATATCGTTCCTAGTGCACTTCGGCTTATTATAGACTGCAGTTTTGACAATTTGATGGAGTTCAAG GATGTCAAGAAACTTCACAAGCAAATTCAGAGGTGTTACGCAGAAAATCGTAAAGCACTTCATCCTGTTCAG TTTTACTTGACCAGTCATGGAGGGCAGCTGAAGGACAACATGAATGAAACAGACAAGGGATGGATAAATTGGAAG GATATTCATATTAAATCAGCTCATTACAGTGAATTGGTGAAAAAGGAAGATCTTGTTTACCTTACTTCAGATTCTCCAGATGTCTTGAGTGAATTAGATGAATCAAAAGCTTATGTTATTGGAGGTTTGGTTGATCACAATCATCACAAG GGAATCACGTACAAAAGAGCAAAAGAACAAGGTATAAGCCATGCACAACTCCCCCTTGGAAACTTTGTGAAAATGAACAGTAGGAAAGTTCTGGCAGTCAATCATG taTTTGAAATCATCCTAGCATACCTGGAAAAGAGgaactgggaagaagcattttttaCTATCTTGCCACAACGAAAAGGGGCCACACTGCTGCATGAAGTCACTGTTGCCTCTCCAGGCAAGCAGGAGGAGTCAGGAATGATTCAAGATGAAGTCTCTGAAAGGAGCTTAAGTGTCAGTGAAAATGCTATAGATGGTACGAGATAG
- the TRMT10A gene encoding tRNA methyltransferase 10 homolog A isoform X2: MSSGMPPENLKTTKVTDTEENVKCNIDKVESKELPLEKMENIETMSKRQRKKLMKQKQWEEQRVLRKQKRKEKRLKRKMERQSQLESNGEGSVRKRMRRDIVPSALRLIIDCSFDNLMEFKDVKKLHKQIQRCYAENRKALHPVQFYLTSHGGQLKDNMNETDKGWINWKGITYKRAKEQGISHAQLPLGNFVKMNSRKVLAVNHVFEIILAYLEKRNWEEAFFTILPQRKGATLLHEVTVASPGKQEESGMIQDEVSERSLSVSENAIDGTR; the protein is encoded by the exons ATGTCATCAGGAATGCCACCAGAAAACCTTAAGACAACCAAGGTTACTGATACAGAAGAAAATGTGAAGTGCAACATCGATAAGGTAGAAAGCAAAGAATTGCCATTGGAAAAGATGGAGAATATTGAAACTATGTcaaaaaggcaaagaaagaagCTAATGAAgcagaaacagtgggaagaacaaAGAGTCTTACGCAA GCAAAAACGTAAAGAAAAACGCTTGAAGAGAAAAATGGAGCGCCAATCTCAGCTGGAATCAAATGGTGAAGGAAGTGTCAGGAAACGTATGCGTAGGGATATCGTTCCTAGTGCACTTCGGCTTATTATAGACTGCAGTTTTGACAATTTGATGGAGTTCAAG GATGTCAAGAAACTTCACAAGCAAATTCAGAGGTGTTACGCAGAAAATCGTAAAGCACTTCATCCTGTTCAG TTTTACTTGACCAGTCATGGAGGGCAGCTGAAGGACAACATGAATGAAACAGACAAGGGATGGATAAATTGGAAG GGAATCACGTACAAAAGAGCAAAAGAACAAGGTATAAGCCATGCACAACTCCCCCTTGGAAACTTTGTGAAAATGAACAGTAGGAAAGTTCTGGCAGTCAATCATG taTTTGAAATCATCCTAGCATACCTGGAAAAGAGgaactgggaagaagcattttttaCTATCTTGCCACAACGAAAAGGGGCCACACTGCTGCATGAAGTCACTGTTGCCTCTCCAGGCAAGCAGGAGGAGTCAGGAATGATTCAAGATGAAGTCTCTGAAAGGAGCTTAAGTGTCAGTGAAAATGCTATAGATGGTACGAGATAG
- the C8H4orf17 gene encoding uncharacterized protein C4orf17 homolog: protein MNINFRSQPEPQLNYKGTTRQKSSDPIQGTRTYFVCRHSPHPKTVCHIKGLNDAPICVVRDRAYNERHFITPGSEHSQPYGHVGTAADKTFPSNALPSLIPGQIKANVPHLTGNEFAELTKRAENTPLLKKRDDPLRKYLGDRPQSRTAQDLHLFPLHKPDIRGNINYTPHYLDQEIKVLEKLCDILQADTVADIRKWISKASVKEKEFVSNFIRSDMTSRDLLNYKQTPQIESEAPNIQALLRAQKGTPTECYRARFLSETERSNLLAKTEKINENVPLQDLPSSPAKPSSNPQSPLSTQTSTHLLYRKALSKRTQS from the exons ATGAATATCAATTTCCGATCTCAGCCTGAGCCTCAACTGAACTACAAAGGAACTACAAGGCAGAAGTCAAGTGACCCCATACAAGGGACAAGAACTTACTTTGTTTGTAGACACTCCCCACATCCCAAAACAGTATGTCACATTAAAG GATTAAATGATGCACCTATCTGTGTTGTACGAGACCGAGCATACAATGAAAGACATTTCATCACCCCAGGCTCAGAACACAGTCAGCCTTACGGGCATGTTGGAACTGCAGCAGATAAGACTTTCCCCAGCAATGCTCTACCAAGCCTGATACCAGGGCAAATCAAGGCAAATGTTCCAC ATCTTACTGGAAATGAATTTGCAGAGCTAACGAAGCGAGCAGAAAATACTCCTCTCTTAAAGAAAAGG GATGACCCTCTGAGAAAATACTTAGGAGACCGTCCACAAAGTAGGACTGCTCAGGACCTCCATCTTTTCCCTCTTCATAAACCAGACATCAGGGGAAATATTAATTATACCCCACACTATCTGGATCAGGAAATAAAA GTCCTAGAAAAACTCTGTGACATTTTACAGGCAGATACTGTTGCAGATATCCGAAAGTGGATATCAAAAGCAAGTGTGAAAG AGAAGGAGTTTGTATCCAATTTCATACGCTCAGATATGACCAGCCGAGATCTGTTGAATTATAAGCAAACACCACAGATTGAAAGTGAAGCTCCAAACATTCAGGCTTTGCTGAGGGCTCAGAAAGGAACACCTACTGAATGCTACCGGGCCAG ATTTCTTTCAGAAACGGAAAGAAGTAATTTACTTGcaaagacagagaaaataaatgagaatgTACCATTACAGGATCTTCCCAGCAGCCCTGCAAAGCCATCAAGTAACCCCCAGTCTCCTTTATCAACCCAAACCAGCACCCATTTGTTATACCGCAAGGCTCTCTCTAAAAGGACTCAGTCTTAA